The following coding sequences lie in one Pontibacter sp. G13 genomic window:
- a CDS encoding VOC family protein, translating to MKRVTGIGGVFFKCQDPDRMKDWYRDHLGFNTDKYGTTFVWHELGRPNDKAYTQWSPFDAKTTYFQPSEKQFMLNYRVADLEGLLKVLKEEGVEIVGEMQTFDYGKFAHIMDPEGNKIELWEPVDQVFTDSEDTRTTH from the coding sequence ATGAAACGTGTCACAGGAATCGGAGGCGTCTTCTTCAAATGCCAAGACCCCGACCGAATGAAGGATTGGTATCGCGATCATCTGGGTTTTAATACCGACAAATACGGAACCACCTTCGTATGGCATGAACTCGGCCGGCCCAATGACAAAGCATATACCCAATGGAGCCCGTTTGACGCCAAGACGACGTATTTTCAGCCGTCTGAAAAGCAATTTATGCTCAACTATCGTGTGGCGGATCTGGAAGGGCTCCTCAAGGTACTGAAGGAGGAAGGCGTGGAAATCGTGGGAGAGATGCAAACTTTCGACTACGGAAAATTTGCGCACATCATGGACCCCGAAGGCAACAAAATTGAGTTGTGGGAGCCCGTAGATCAAGTTTTCACCGATTCCGAAGATACGCGAACAACACACTAG
- a CDS encoding acetyl-CoA C-acyltransferase gives MKEVYIVSAVRTPIGSFGGILSGISATQLGAKAIKGALERAGVAASEVQEVFMGNVVSANLGQAPARQAAIFAGIGNNVPCTTVNKVCASGAKSIMFGAQSIMLGQNDLVVAGGMENMSQIPYYVPKARFGYKYGDAALIDGLAKDGLTDVYNQQAMGICADATAAKYNISREEQDEFAILSYTRSAASTEAGKFGQEIIPVEIPQRKGDPLIVGEDEEFKKVKFEKIPALRPAFSKDGTVTAANASTINDGASALILASKEKVEELGLKPIAKILSFADAAQEPEWFTTAPTIAAPLALKRANLTLDDVDFFEVNEAFAVVTLAFNKVLGVDVNKVNIHGGSVSLGHPLGASGARIITTLNGVLQQNEGEIGLAAICNGGGGASAMVLQKL, from the coding sequence ATGAAGGAAGTATATATCGTATCGGCTGTCCGTACTCCGATCGGAAGTTTCGGCGGCATCCTCTCTGGGATTTCCGCGACCCAATTGGGCGCAAAAGCCATCAAAGGCGCACTTGAGCGTGCGGGGGTAGCAGCCTCCGAAGTTCAGGAAGTCTTCATGGGCAATGTGGTTTCTGCCAACTTGGGACAGGCTCCGGCCCGTCAGGCAGCAATCTTTGCGGGAATCGGCAACAACGTTCCCTGTACCACAGTGAACAAGGTATGCGCTTCCGGTGCGAAGTCTATCATGTTCGGCGCCCAAAGCATCATGCTGGGTCAAAACGACCTCGTAGTTGCCGGTGGCATGGAGAACATGTCCCAAATCCCCTACTACGTACCCAAAGCTCGTTTCGGCTACAAATACGGCGACGCCGCCTTGATCGACGGATTGGCGAAAGACGGCCTGACTGATGTCTACAATCAGCAGGCAATGGGCATCTGTGCCGATGCCACCGCTGCCAAGTACAACATCAGCCGTGAAGAGCAAGACGAATTCGCCATACTCTCCTATACACGCTCCGCTGCTTCCACCGAAGCCGGCAAATTCGGACAGGAGATTATCCCCGTTGAGATTCCTCAGCGCAAGGGAGATCCCCTCATCGTAGGTGAAGACGAGGAATTCAAGAAGGTGAAGTTCGAAAAGATCCCAGCCCTTCGTCCAGCATTCTCCAAAGACGGTACCGTGACCGCGGCCAATGCCTCCACCATCAATGATGGAGCCTCTGCCCTGATCCTCGCCAGCAAGGAGAAAGTCGAAGAACTCGGTCTCAAGCCGATCGCCAAGATCTTGTCCTTTGCAGATGCAGCTCAAGAGCCTGAGTGGTTCACCACGGCTCCTACGATCGCTGCACCATTGGCCCTCAAACGTGCCAACTTGACCTTGGACGATGTGGACTTCTTCGAAGTGAACGAGGCGTTTGCGGTCGTTACCTTGGCCTTTAACAAGGTACTAGGGGTAGACGTGAACAAAGTGAATATCCACGGCGGCTCGGTATCTCTGGGTCACCCATTGGGTGCTTCTGGCGCTCGGATCATCACAACCCTCAACGGTGTCCTCCAACAAAACGAAGGTGAAATCGGCCTCGCAGCAATCTGCAACGGTGGCGGAGGGGCGTCGGCGATGGTCCTCCAAAAACTGTAA
- a CDS encoding RHS repeat-associated core domain-containing protein, whose product MAAEYELYGSKRLGNWLGRRFLTGRYFDKATATYGQSFDFPKGYHPDRSNPTAPEATAYGGPLSAGTFSLGHKRFEGTNHLGNVLSVFSDRKLQIPATGMQYVDGYTAEVYAYNDYYRTGRRRAACGDEVASPFGMLMPGRNGQRDGYRYGFQGQEEDQETGLVNYEYRMHNPRLGRFFAVDPLAAKYSYNSPYAFAENRVIDGIELEGAEWKPK is encoded by the coding sequence GTGGCCGCGGAATACGAACTGTACGGCTCCAAACGGCTGGGCAACTGGCTGGGCAGGCGCTTCCTGACGGGGCGCTACTTCGACAAGGCCACAGCCACCTATGGCCAGTCATTCGACTTCCCGAAGGGATACCATCCGGATCGGAGCAACCCGACCGCTCCCGAGGCGACTGCGTATGGAGGGCCACTCTCGGCGGGGACCTTCTCGCTCGGTCACAAGCGGTTCGAGGGCACCAACCACCTCGGAAATGTCCTCTCGGTCTTCTCCGACCGGAAGCTGCAGATCCCCGCTACGGGCATGCAGTATGTGGATGGGTATACGGCGGAGGTCTATGCGTACAATGATTACTATCGCACGGGTCGAAGAAGGGCTGCTTGTGGGGATGAGGTGGCGTCGCCCTTCGGGATGCTGATGCCGGGTAGAAATGGGCAAAGGGATGGGTATCGGTATGGGTTCCAGGGGCAAGAGGAGGATCAAGAAACAGGTCTTGTCAATTATGAGTATCGTATGCATAATCCGAGGCTAGGCCGGTTCTTTGCTGTAGATCCATTGGCTGCAAAATATTCCTATAATTCACCTTATGCGTTTGCTGAAAACCGAGTAATTGATGGAATTGAATTAGAAGGTGCAGAATGGAAGCCCAAATAA
- a CDS encoding ABC transporter permease, protein MLKNFITMALRTMRRQWGYTLLNMLGLTIGIGSTLLISLFLLQELSYDQYHERKDRIYRVSSAIAEPDNAFRWASTQFPLGPWLEGQYPEVEAMSRFVSSDNVQLQYEDHTFIEEDIYLCDSAVFDMFSFEFLAGDPSQALTAPNSIVLSETLADKYFGSAAEALGKVMKRGQNGEDEVKVTGVYRDMPTESHIIANAMYSILEMDEEQSGGWGSFYLFTYVMLTEGSDGAAFAAKLPEVIEGHVAPIFERFGITVDYELMGITELHLHSTFEGEPTPKGNPEYIFIFSIVAVFMLLIACINYMNLATARSSKRAKEVGIRKVMGSLKGQLVGQFMSESVILAILAAGLSIAFVYAAVPMVNNLLVTPIRAGAIWRPELLLLLAGMILAVGVLSGIYPAFFLASFKPVSILKGKFIHTKGGSMVRKGLVVFQFVISLGLLVCTGIVYDQLQYVQEKELGFTMDPILRFSTGDADSRGKWMVLREELLSHPYITHAATSSSSPGQGYSKNLLNVQTEEGPMDQKGVDMYFIDFDFMETMDMKLVEGRNLDSQLSTDSSLAVLVNEAFVKRMSWTEPIGKKVQQMNRDSMPMLSVVGVIRDFHQNSLYNPIEPLMLFSRSQNGQALVRIDRDHVKESLAHVESSWNKLFPNMPFEYEFLDEEFAAQYESDEKQGYIFTLFSILTVIIACLGLLGLASFSAEQRTKEIGVRKVIGASVGSLLVLLTKEFFLLVCLSMIFAFPLAWWAMDNWLESFAYRTDFQVLTFIGALVITLMVTLLATGYHALKAARANPIEALKYE, encoded by the coding sequence ATGCTGAAGAACTTCATCACCATGGCCCTCCGGACGATGCGGAGGCAATGGGGGTACACCCTCCTCAACATGCTGGGCCTTACGATCGGGATCGGATCCACCTTGTTGATTTCGCTATTTCTCCTGCAGGAGCTGAGTTACGATCAGTATCACGAGCGCAAGGACCGGATCTATCGCGTGAGTTCGGCGATTGCGGAGCCCGACAATGCCTTTCGTTGGGCCTCCACACAATTTCCGCTTGGGCCCTGGCTAGAAGGCCAATACCCCGAGGTCGAGGCCATGAGCCGGTTTGTCTCTTCCGACAATGTGCAGTTGCAATATGAAGACCACACCTTCATCGAGGAGGACATCTATCTGTGCGACTCGGCAGTATTTGACATGTTTTCCTTCGAATTCTTGGCGGGCGACCCTTCTCAGGCTTTGACCGCGCCCAATTCCATCGTCCTGTCGGAAACGTTGGCGGACAAGTATTTCGGATCGGCCGCAGAAGCCTTGGGAAAGGTGATGAAGCGCGGGCAAAATGGCGAGGATGAAGTAAAGGTGACGGGCGTCTACCGAGACATGCCCACCGAATCTCATATCATTGCCAACGCCATGTATTCCATCTTGGAGATGGATGAAGAGCAATCAGGAGGTTGGGGAAGCTTTTACCTCTTCACGTACGTGATGCTGACAGAGGGATCAGATGGGGCAGCATTTGCGGCCAAGCTTCCAGAAGTAATCGAAGGTCATGTAGCCCCTATTTTTGAGCGCTTTGGGATCACAGTGGACTATGAGTTGATGGGAATCACCGAGCTGCATCTTCACTCTACCTTCGAAGGCGAACCGACCCCCAAGGGCAATCCAGAGTATATTTTCATTTTCAGCATTGTAGCCGTATTCATGCTTTTGATCGCCTGTATCAACTACATGAATCTGGCCACAGCCCGATCCTCCAAACGCGCCAAAGAGGTGGGTATACGCAAGGTGATGGGGTCCTTGAAGGGACAGCTGGTCGGGCAATTCATGTCGGAGTCGGTCATTTTGGCGATTCTGGCTGCCGGTCTGAGTATCGCCTTCGTGTACGCCGCGGTACCGATGGTCAACAACTTGCTGGTAACGCCTATTCGGGCTGGTGCCATCTGGCGGCCAGAATTATTGCTCTTGTTGGCGGGAATGATCTTGGCCGTAGGGGTGTTGAGTGGAATCTACCCAGCCTTCTTTCTGGCGTCTTTCAAGCCCGTATCCATACTCAAGGGAAAATTCATCCACACCAAGGGAGGCAGCATGGTCCGCAAAGGGCTTGTGGTCTTCCAGTTTGTCATCTCATTGGGCCTGCTGGTCTGTACGGGGATTGTCTATGACCAACTGCAATATGTACAGGAGAAGGAATTGGGCTTCACGATGGACCCTATTTTGCGGTTTTCGACGGGTGATGCCGATAGCCGAGGCAAATGGATGGTTTTGCGGGAGGAATTACTTTCCCACCCCTACATCACCCATGCCGCCACTTCCAGCTCTTCACCTGGGCAAGGCTATTCCAAGAACCTCCTGAATGTCCAAACCGAGGAAGGCCCCATGGACCAAAAAGGCGTGGATATGTACTTCATCGACTTTGACTTCATGGAGACCATGGACATGAAGCTCGTGGAAGGAAGAAATCTGGACAGTCAGTTGTCTACCGACTCTTCATTGGCGGTCTTGGTCAATGAGGCATTTGTCAAACGGATGTCTTGGACGGAGCCCATCGGCAAAAAGGTGCAGCAGATGAATCGCGATTCCATGCCTATGCTATCGGTAGTTGGGGTCATTCGGGACTTTCACCAGAATAGCCTGTACAATCCGATCGAGCCGTTGATGCTGTTCTCCAGAAGCCAGAATGGACAGGCATTGGTGAGAATCGACCGAGATCACGTCAAGGAATCGCTCGCCCATGTGGAAAGCAGCTGGAACAAGCTCTTCCCCAACATGCCGTTTGAATACGAATTTTTGGATGAAGAATTTGCGGCCCAATATGAGTCTGACGAAAAGCAAGGCTACATCTTCACCCTCTTCTCCATCCTGACGGTTATCATCGCCTGTCTGGGGCTCTTGGGGCTCGCATCCTTCAGCGCAGAGCAGCGAACCAAGGAAATAGGCGTACGGAAGGTGATTGGTGCCTCAGTGGGAAGTCTGCTTGTTTTGCTGACCAAGGAATTCTTCCTGCTCGTTTGCCTTTCCATGATATTTGCCTTTCCGCTGGCGTGGTGGGCCATGGATAATTGGCTGGAGTCCTTTGCCTATCGAACCGATTTTCAAGTACTGACCTTTATTGGGGCATTGGTGATCACCTTGATGGTGACATTGCTCGCTACGGGCTATCATGCGCTCAAAGCTGCCCGGGCAAATCCGATAGAGGCGTTGAAGTACGAGTAA
- a CDS encoding DUF4476 domain-containing protein has product MNRISTLLTLALAFFCFLPSKAHPGQLVVQTTDGKKFFLMVDNREQNHRPASRVEVNDLGRMKYRVSVRFENPRMGVFGWDDVQVRNDYRSIYHLVPTRRGYVLDLMREEPIRRHQTPPRNPRRPSGPQAVCSEPMDRDEFQRVMTVLDRSTFDSDKMEVLKRTLSRKCVGSRQVRRMAQQLSHESNKVKFAKKAWLQVTNPESYEQVLEVFSFRSSVREMRQFMYNNPRNTYPDHDYDQDDARGGHYDQDDASCQAPQQPRNPRGPRKATLLTVDQEEMRFVVRKLRGMPNDFKRMDYLEHFLDDHAMTSNQVARIMSNLDHESNKVKIAKQAYTQVQDPHGYDVVLQQLQFQNSRRELRAFIRNGNHF; this is encoded by the coding sequence ATGAACAGAATTTCTACGCTTTTGACCCTCGCATTGGCCTTCTTTTGCTTCCTGCCCTCCAAGGCCCATCCTGGACAGTTGGTGGTCCAAACCACTGACGGCAAGAAGTTCTTTCTCATGGTGGACAACCGCGAACAGAATCATCGTCCAGCCTCACGGGTAGAGGTGAATGATTTGGGACGAATGAAATACCGTGTGTCTGTCCGCTTTGAAAATCCTCGCATGGGAGTCTTCGGATGGGATGATGTCCAAGTTCGCAATGACTATCGGAGTATCTACCACTTGGTACCTACCCGTCGAGGATATGTCTTGGATCTTATGCGGGAAGAACCGATCCGACGACACCAGACTCCACCTCGAAATCCTCGCCGTCCTAGTGGTCCTCAGGCGGTATGCAGCGAGCCGATGGATCGAGATGAGTTTCAACGTGTGATGACTGTATTGGATCGTTCGACTTTCGATTCAGACAAAATGGAAGTCCTCAAGCGTACATTGAGTCGCAAATGTGTAGGAAGTCGCCAAGTTCGCCGGATGGCCCAGCAACTTTCTCATGAATCCAATAAGGTGAAATTCGCCAAAAAAGCCTGGTTGCAAGTCACCAATCCTGAAAGCTATGAGCAAGTACTCGAGGTATTTAGTTTTCGGAGCTCTGTCCGCGAGATGCGCCAGTTCATGTACAACAATCCGCGCAACACTTATCCAGATCACGACTATGATCAAGATGATGCACGTGGTGGACACTATGACCAAGATGATGCCTCTTGCCAAGCACCTCAGCAACCGCGCAACCCAAGAGGCCCACGAAAGGCGACCCTTTTGACCGTCGATCAGGAAGAGATGCGATTCGTCGTCCGCAAGCTCCGCGGAATGCCCAACGATTTTAAGCGGATGGACTATTTGGAGCATTTTCTCGATGATCACGCCATGACTTCCAATCAGGTGGCACGCATCATGAGCAATCTCGACCACGAAAGCAACAAAGTGAAGATCGCCAAACAGGCATATACGCAAGTGCAAGATCCTCATGGGTACGATGTCGTCCTCCAACAATTGCAATTTCAAAACTCCCGCCGCGAACTGCGAGCATTCATACGAAACGGTAATCATTTCTAG
- a CDS encoding trigger factor: MNITLENTGNLTAEIKMLVAPADYKEQVDAELKRQARRANMPGFRPGKVPVGVIRKMVGTAVVIEELNKLVGESLTNYIQEEKLNLLGDPLPVDTKTEEDFDPHCEKEMEFDFEVGLAPDFDINYKLKKAPQLMEVSIDDKFLDQEIENYRDRFGEVTNPEEVAEGDIVYGKLYELDDNGEELEGGFSQMIALNPLRVKKKTVLKPFFGKAVGFKRKFDPVKVGSSLAASASLLFIDEAKLEELKDKNMEIEVKRINRVSLAEMNEEFFKKVAEALKFDGDADLSTEEGFKAALKAFLENDLTKSADAYYRNKLQTAFIEQNPMEFPAEFLKKWLVRTRKEYTEERAESEYEDFSQSLVWTLIVEKVMADNEDLKVSEEDLKEEMRRQIREAFASMGDQNFDDEMLEQYLNHSLQNREMVDQTYRRILDNRVFDFLKEQVKPKNKEITATKFVDLIEKEKKAQEKEKAEKEEAAKEA, translated from the coding sequence TTGAATATCACACTGGAGAATACTGGCAACTTGACAGCAGAGATTAAGATGCTCGTTGCCCCCGCTGACTACAAGGAGCAGGTGGATGCTGAACTCAAGCGCCAAGCTCGTCGTGCCAACATGCCCGGTTTCCGCCCTGGAAAGGTGCCCGTAGGGGTGATCCGCAAAATGGTGGGTACTGCTGTCGTGATCGAGGAGTTGAATAAGCTGGTAGGCGAGTCCCTCACCAACTACATCCAAGAAGAAAAACTCAACCTGCTGGGTGATCCATTGCCCGTAGATACTAAGACTGAAGAGGATTTTGACCCTCACTGTGAGAAGGAAATGGAATTTGATTTCGAAGTAGGTCTCGCACCAGATTTCGATATCAACTACAAGCTCAAAAAGGCTCCTCAACTCATGGAGGTGTCTATTGACGACAAATTCCTGGATCAAGAAATCGAGAACTACCGCGATCGTTTCGGTGAAGTAACCAATCCTGAGGAAGTTGCTGAAGGAGACATCGTTTATGGTAAGCTCTACGAATTGGACGATAACGGAGAAGAGTTGGAAGGTGGATTCTCTCAGATGATCGCCTTGAACCCACTCCGCGTCAAGAAAAAGACTGTACTCAAGCCTTTCTTCGGAAAAGCTGTCGGTTTTAAGCGCAAATTCGATCCTGTCAAAGTAGGTTCTAGCTTGGCTGCTTCCGCTTCTTTGTTGTTCATCGACGAAGCTAAATTGGAAGAGCTCAAGGACAAGAACATGGAGATCGAAGTAAAGCGTATCAACCGTGTTTCTTTGGCGGAAATGAATGAAGAGTTCTTCAAGAAAGTCGCTGAAGCCCTCAAATTTGATGGCGATGCCGATCTTTCTACCGAAGAAGGTTTCAAAGCTGCATTGAAAGCATTCTTGGAAAACGATTTGACCAAGTCCGCTGATGCATACTACCGCAACAAGCTCCAAACAGCTTTCATCGAGCAAAATCCGATGGAGTTCCCTGCTGAATTCTTGAAGAAATGGTTGGTGAGAACTCGCAAGGAATATACCGAGGAGCGTGCTGAATCCGAATACGAAGACTTCTCCCAGTCTTTGGTTTGGACCTTGATCGTCGAGAAGGTGATGGCCGACAACGAAGATCTCAAGGTTTCCGAAGAAGATCTCAAAGAGGAAATGCGCCGTCAGATTCGCGAAGCTTTCGCCAGCATGGGCGACCAAAACTTCGACGATGAGATGTTGGAGCAATACCTCAATCACTCTCTCCAAAACCGTGAGATGGTCGACCAGACCTACCGCCGGATCTTGGACAACCGAGTGTTCGATTTCCTCAAGGAGCAAGTGAAGCCTAAAAACAAGGAAATCACTGCCACCAAATTTGTCGATCTGATCGAGAAAGAGAAGAAGGCACAAGAAAAAGAGAAAGCTGAGAAGGAAGAAGCTGCGAAAGAAGCTTAA